A DNA window from Candidatus Sulfidibacterium hydrothermale contains the following coding sequences:
- a CDS encoding glycosyltransferase family 2 protein: MTTLKILFWALLFIVFYAYLGYGILLFILVKLKRIFGRKKSDIPKNYEPEVTLFVAAYNEKDYVDAKVANSFSLEYPKEKVRQVWVTDGSDDGTPDLLKKYKDQGVEVYHEPKRGGKIGAMNRGMQFVKTPIVIFSDGNTMLGKESIRRIVNLFADPKVGCVSGEKRIFDKDGAAATEGIYWKYESKLKKWDAELYSVVGAAGELFAIRTELFEPVEKDTLLDDFIISLRVAMHGYTIQYDPEAYAIENPSASVKEELKRKIRIAAGGIQSIIRLKPLLNIFKYGVLSFQYISHRVLRWTLAPLALPLIFILNFILAWQAGLDNFSNLYTLLFYAEVLFYVMALLGWYLENKKIKVKILYVPYYFLIMNYAVYAGIVRYFKGQQTVNWERAKRG; encoded by the coding sequence ATGACTACACTAAAAATTTTATTCTGGGCTCTTCTTTTCATTGTTTTTTATGCTTACCTCGGTTATGGCATTTTGCTTTTCATTCTGGTGAAATTAAAACGGATTTTCGGCAGAAAAAAATCCGACATACCGAAAAACTACGAGCCGGAGGTCACCCTTTTTGTAGCCGCTTACAACGAAAAAGATTATGTGGATGCTAAAGTAGCCAATTCTTTTTCTCTGGAATATCCTAAGGAGAAAGTACGTCAGGTATGGGTTACCGACGGTTCCGATGACGGCACACCCGATCTGTTGAAAAAATACAAAGATCAGGGAGTAGAAGTTTATCACGAACCAAAACGGGGAGGAAAAATCGGCGCCATGAACCGGGGAATGCAATTTGTTAAAACGCCCATTGTAATTTTCTCTGACGGAAATACCATGCTGGGGAAAGAATCGATCCGCCGCATCGTGAATCTGTTTGCTGACCCCAAAGTAGGTTGCGTTTCCGGAGAAAAACGCATCTTTGATAAAGACGGAGCCGCAGCCACCGAAGGAATTTACTGGAAATATGAATCGAAATTAAAAAAATGGGATGCCGAACTTTATTCGGTAGTAGGAGCTGCCGGCGAACTGTTTGCCATCCGAACCGAACTTTTTGAGCCGGTGGAAAAAGACACCCTGCTCGACGATTTTATTATCTCGCTACGGGTAGCCATGCACGGATATACTATTCAATATGATCCGGAAGCCTACGCCATCGAAAACCCGTCGGCCAGTGTAAAAGAAGAACTAAAAAGAAAAATCCGCATTGCCGCCGGAGGCATTCAAAGTATCATCCGGTTAAAACCGCTACTCAACATTTTCAAATACGGCGTACTGAGCTTTCAATACATCTCACACCGGGTATTGCGCTGGACACTGGCTCCGCTGGCGCTGCCCCTGATTTTCATTCTGAACTTTATTTTAGCCTGGCAAGCCGGATTGGATAACTTCAGCAATCTGTACACCCTGTTGTTCTACGCCGAGGTTCTCTTCTACGTTATGGCACTACTGGGATGGTACCTGGAAAACAAAAAGATAAAAGTAAAAATCTTATACGTTCCCTATTATTTTCTCATTATGAATTATGCCGTGTATGCAGGAATTGTCCGGTATTTCAAAGGACAGCAAACCGTAAACTGGGAACGGGCAAAAAGAGGGTGA
- a CDS encoding FkbM family methyltransferase → MMHKIKTFLSYFKDFIKWGEYHYIFTSIKYILFHKTTSRTEIYRSSLGMFLSRKGTLDFQFANYAYEWGVKQFVYKHLPQCQGFLDIGSNIGTYAILLAQKGLHGYAFEPIKSNYDALRINLILNNLEDKVKAFPVALGDHQGTAEFAFDLVNTGASHLASIHPDDAVLEREKEITSEIVPLDNLMDQIQFDKEETIFIKIDVEGMEEKVLLGAKKFLQTYPNIIMVMESKHSGREKLATVLNDIADFEILEVDDLNMGARKISPKN, encoded by the coding sequence ATGATGCACAAGATAAAAACATTTTTAAGTTATTTTAAAGACTTTATTAAATGGGGAGAATACCACTATATTTTCACCTCCATTAAGTATATTCTTTTTCATAAAACCACCTCACGAACAGAAATTTATCGCAGTAGCCTGGGAATGTTTCTTTCCCGAAAAGGAACCTTGGATTTTCAGTTTGCAAACTACGCTTACGAGTGGGGGGTAAAACAATTTGTTTATAAGCACCTGCCCCAGTGTCAGGGATTTTTAGATATTGGTTCCAACATTGGCACATACGCTATTTTATTGGCACAAAAAGGATTGCATGGCTACGCATTCGAGCCCATCAAAAGCAATTATGACGCACTACGTATCAATTTGATACTTAATAATCTAGAAGACAAGGTAAAGGCTTTTCCCGTGGCACTGGGCGACCACCAAGGAACGGCTGAATTTGCTTTTGACCTTGTAAATACCGGAGCTTCGCATTTGGCATCCATTCATCCGGACGATGCCGTACTCGAACGCGAAAAAGAAATCACATCAGAAATTGTTCCGCTCGACAACCTGATGGATCAAATTCAGTTTGACAAAGAAGAAACCATCTTCATTAAAATTGATGTGGAAGGAATGGAAGAAAAAGTGTTGCTGGGCGCCAAAAAATTTCTTCAAACCTATCCTAACATTATCATGGTGATGGAATCAAAACACAGCGGGCGGGAAAAATTAGCTACTGTTTTAAACGATATTGCTGATTTTGAAATCCTTGAAGTGGATGATCTCAACATGGGCGCCCGTAAAATTTCTCCAAAAAATTAA
- a CDS encoding acyltransferase, whose amino-acid sequence MGLKEKIKSNEKLKKLVLWMLMPKNQARPRLWVKWFVNPLKHKKGRGSLVRRRTRMDVMPFNQFVLGKDSTIEDFATVNNGVGDVIIGERTRIGIGNVLIGPVTIGDDVMFAQNVVLSGLNHGYEDVNVPPSLQKVETKPIIVEDEVWIGANAVVTAGVTIGKHSIVAAGCVVVKDVPPYSIVGGNPGRLLKQYNHETKTWERVKK is encoded by the coding sequence ATGGGACTCAAAGAAAAAATAAAATCCAATGAAAAGCTGAAAAAGCTGGTCTTATGGATGCTGATGCCTAAAAACCAGGCGCGCCCGCGTCTTTGGGTCAAATGGTTTGTCAATCCGTTAAAACACAAAAAAGGAAGAGGATCATTGGTCAGACGACGTACACGCATGGATGTCATGCCCTTTAATCAGTTTGTACTCGGCAAAGATTCTACCATTGAAGACTTCGCCACAGTGAATAACGGCGTAGGTGATGTAATCATTGGTGAACGTACCCGGATCGGCATTGGCAATGTATTGATCGGACCGGTAACCATTGGCGATGACGTGATGTTTGCCCAAAATGTGGTTTTGTCCGGTTTAAATCATGGGTATGAAGATGTAAATGTACCTCCCAGCCTGCAAAAAGTGGAAACCAAACCCATTATTGTGGAGGATGAAGTATGGATTGGGGCCAATGCCGTGGTTACTGCCGGCGTCACCATCGGAAAACATTCTATTGTAGCTGCCGGATGCGTGGTAGTAAAAGATGTTCCTCCATACAGCATTGTAGGAGGTAATCCGGGACGCCTGCTCAAACAATATAATCACGAGACAAAAACCTGGGAACGGGTAAAAAAATAA